One Thermoanaerobacter pseudethanolicus ATCC 33223 DNA window includes the following coding sequences:
- a CDS encoding helix-turn-helix transcriptional regulator, with protein MKTHPILKSIIPVLEGIANTFGKNCEVALHDFSSPQNSIIAIVNGHVTGRDVGSPLPETISKVLKSDNVENLINYKNKGKDGKILKSSALFIKDENGKPVGCLTINIDISEFIMVKNTLSEFCDVADTNEEAREAYTGSVSDVLESIVNTTLENYGKPVNFMSKEEKVQVVKMLDEKGTFLIRGAVDYVAKILCVSRYTIYNYLDEIRVGEEFGKY; from the coding sequence ATGAAGACGCATCCTATCTTGAAAAGCATAATCCCAGTACTAGAAGGTATAGCTAATACATTTGGCAAAAATTGCGAAGTGGCGTTGCATGACTTTTCTTCTCCACAAAATTCGATTATCGCAATTGTAAACGGGCATGTGACAGGAAGAGATGTAGGGAGCCCTTTGCCTGAAACTATATCGAAAGTATTGAAATCTGATAACGTTGAAAATTTAATAAACTATAAAAACAAAGGGAAAGATGGGAAAATTTTGAAGTCATCTGCTCTTTTTATAAAAGACGAAAATGGTAAGCCTGTTGGATGCCTTACCATCAATATTGATATCTCAGAATTTATAATGGTAAAAAATACTTTATCAGAGTTTTGCGATGTGGCGGATACCAACGAAGAGGCTCGAGAGGCTTATACAGGTAGTGTTAGCGATGTACTAGAAAGTATAGTAAACACAACATTGGAAAATTACGGAAAACCTGTTAATTTCATGTCAAAAGAAGAGAAGGTACAAGTGGTAAAGATGTTGGATGAAAAAGGGACTTTTTTGATAAGGGGCGCTGTGGATTACGTAGCAAAAATACTCTGTGTTTCCAGATATACTATATATAACTATTTGGATGAAATAAGGGTAGGAGAGGAGTTTGGGAAATATTAG
- the rsfS gene encoding ribosome silencing factor produces the protein MIELKEKVSKIYNVLEDKKAFDIKILYIGDLTTIADYFIIATGNSDTHVKALTDEVEKKLWEEGIFVHHIEGYAAGKWVLMDYGDVIVHIFQQEERNFYNLERLWADAKEILLDNLV, from the coding sequence GTGATAGAGTTAAAAGAGAAAGTATCAAAGATATATAATGTGTTAGAAGACAAAAAAGCCTTTGATATAAAGATTTTGTATATTGGGGATTTAACAACTATTGCTGATTATTTTATTATAGCTACGGGGAATTCAGATACCCATGTAAAAGCCTTGACTGACGAAGTTGAGAAAAAACTTTGGGAAGAAGGAATTTTTGTTCATCACATTGAGGGTTATGCAGCAGGCAAATGGGTTTTAATGGATTATGGTGATGTAATAGTTCATATTTTCCAACAAGAAGAGAGAAATTTTTATAATTTAGAAAGATTGTGGGCAGATGCAAAAGAAATACTGCTTGACAACCTTGTTTGA